TCCGATTTTAAATATTTTTGACCCTCTAGGGATTTCTGTTTGTCCATCAAACAACTCTGTAATTTCATTTTTATTAAACCCTATATTAAACCCTAAATTCCATTCAAAATTTTCACTTTGTATAACATCGACTGAAATCGCAGCTTCGTATCCTGTATTGGTAAGTCCTCCTACATTCTCCCAAAATCCGCTATATCCAGTAACATCAGGTAAATTCACAAAGTACAACAGGTCAGACGTGTCTTTGTTGTAATATTCAAACGTTGCGCTTACCCTATCAAAAAGTCTTGTGTCAATAGCAATATTTGCTTCATACGATTTTTCCCAACTTAAATCTGGGTTTCCTAATTGATCTAATACTGCTCCCGGAGTCCCAATATATTGTGTATTTAATCTATATGTGCCTTGATATGGGTATAAAGATGATGGTCTGTTTCCTACAGATCCATAACTCGCACGTAATTTAAGCTCATTAATAGCCTTACTATTAAAAAACGCTTCATTATGTATGTTCCATCCTGCCCCCAGTGAGAAGAAATTACCGTATTGGTCATCTAATCCAAAATTTGAAGCTCCATCTCTACGTATAGAAGCTTTTACATAATATCGATTGCTAAACCCATAATTTGCAGAGAGAAAAAATGATTGTAATGCGTAATCATTCTTGAATCCACTTATCTCTCCAGTTTCACTCGCAACATTTAAAACTTCTGTTCCTGCAACAATACCATTACCGGTAACGTCTACATTTTCATACACATAGTTGTTATACTCATATCCTCCTAAAGCAGTTACAGAGTGTTCTCCGAATATATTTGAATATTGTAATATCTGAGTTGTTAATTTGGTAAATCGTTCGTCTATTCTATCATTTATACTACCTCCTGTGGCCAATCCGGAAATTGATCTGGGATCTGTGTATATTTTTGATTTATAGCGATAATATGTGAAATTATTTACTGATTTAAAAACCAGATTGGGTACAACTTGATACTCAAAATCAAAGTTTGAACTTAGGTTAAATGTATTATCAGAGGAGTAGTTCCATTGCTGATCATATAAATAATTTCTTTGGTCTCTACCTAACCAATTAGAGTCTTCTTGTGCATTAATTGGTTTACCTTCTGCATCAAAAGGATTATCCCAGGGCAAGTTTAAATACAATTCATACAAGGGAGCTTCTGCAATTTTATCTCTATTGTCAAAGCTAAACGATAATTTAGGGCTTACTTTTAAACGTTTTGTAATGTCATAATCCAAATTCATTCGATATGTATACCTATCTAATTCATTACCTCGCAAGGTTCCTGTTTCATTATAGTAACCTCCATTAATATATAATTTTAGTTTTTCGGTTCCGGAGGTAAACGATACGTTTACATCCTTAACAAAACCATCTTGAGTTCCGTTTTCGATCCAATCATAATTTCGATCTAATAATTCTGGAGCAAACCAGGGTTGAGAATTTGCAAATTGTGTATGATACTCATATAATTGTCGCGAGTCCATAACTTCAAATTTTCCGGTATTAAAAGTGTTTATAGCTACTTTTGAGCTTACACTAATTTCTGACTTACCTGAAGTTCCTCGTTTTGTAGTAACGATGACCACACCATTTGCTCCACGAGATCCATAAAGTGACGTCGCAGAAGCATCTTTAAGTACCGATACAGATTGAACATCATTTGGATTAACTATAGGTATACTATGTTGTATTACACCATCAATCACCCATAATGGGGTTACTCTACCTCCTAAAGATGAAGAACCTCTTATTAATATATTTGGTACGGATCCCGGACTACCACTGGAAGCTCCCAAACGCACCCCTGCAACTTTTCCTTGTAACATAGTCGTCACATCAGGAGTTGTAATATCTCTTAGTTCTTCAGATTTGATATTCACTATCGATGAGGTGATTGTTCCTCTCTTTTGTGCGCCATAAGCCACAACAATAATTTCCTCTAATTGACTAACATCTTCTTGTAGGGTAGCATTTATTTTTGTTTGCTCATTTACCACTATTTCCTGTGAAATAAATCCTACATATGATATTTCAAGAATATCTTTTTCGTTAGCTCCTATGGTATAATTTCCATCAAAATCCGACGATGTTCCTTTTGTAGTGTTTTTGATTAAGATAGAAGCTCCAACGATAGGTCTACCCGTCGTGTCATAAATTGTTCCTGTTATTGTTTTTTCTTGAGCTAATATGCTACTTGTGAGAGTACATATGACGACCAATAGAATAATTTTTAATTTTTCCATATATTATGATTTAATGATTTAATACTTACTTTTTATCCAATTATAAGGTTTACGTTTTACCCACATTCCTCTTGTGAAATCAGGAAAATCTTGAGGTTCTCCATTATTTTCAATAGATAATTCTGACAATGGTGTAATTGCACTCCAAGCTGCTGCATCATAAGCATCAAGAGGTGGAGCAATATTTTCTTTTGCAGATTCTACAAACGCGTTTAGAACAAAGAAATCCATTCCTCCGTGGCCTGTACCAGTAGCTAATTCACCATACTTCTGCCATAGAGGATGATCATATTTTTTGAGCCATGGATCTGCATTATCCCATTGGTGTGGTTTTGATTGTCCTTCTATATACATTCTGTTACCATCAACTTCCCATAATCCATCGGCTCCTTGTACTCTAAATCCTAATGAATATGGTCTTGGCAGATTACAATCATGTGTTACAATGATTGTTTCTCCTTTGGCGGTTTCGATTGTAGTAGTAATAACATCTCCTTGCTTAAATTTTACTTTTGCATTTGGATGCTCTTTTCCTCCATGTTTTACAATATAATTATGTAGTCCAATAGCTTTTGTTGCATTAGAACTTAGTGAAGTAAAACGATTGCCTCTATTAACATCGCACATTGTAGCGATTGGTCCCACGCCATGAGTAGGGTACACATCTCCATTTCTTAGTACAGAATGTTGGGTTCTCCATTTGGATTCTGATATTCCTTTTTCTCCAAATTCAACACCTTTACCATATGCAGATTTCCCATCGTTTAATTTTACAAAACGAAGATCATGTTGATAACCACATCTAAAATGAACCAATTCTCCAAAAACGTTTTGCTTTACCATGTTTAGAATAGCAAGAACATCTCTCCGATAGTTTACATTTTCTAAGATCATTAAATGAGTCCCGGTTGCTTCATGAGTATTTACTAAATCCCAACATTCTTCAATAGTATTGGCTGCAGATACCTCTAGACCGGTATATTTTCCTGCTTTCATAGCATCTACAGCCATTTTAGTGTGCCACAACCAAGGTGTAGATATTATTACTGCATCGACATCTTCTAATTCTAGTAAATTTCTGTAATCAAGATCGCTGTTTCCAAAAACTTTAGGCTTTGAAAAATTGGCTTCATCTATTTTCTTTAATGCTATTTTTATTCGCTCAGGATCTATATCACAGATAGCGGTTATATCTATATCTTTTCTATTAAGAGCATTGTTAAAATGGTTCATTCCTCTTAATCCTACCCCGATGAAAGCCAATCTAAGCTTCTTATCTGTTAGGTTAGTGGTCGCTCCAAAAGATAAGTTTGAAAGTAGTGATATACCTGCACTGGCAAGTGCGGTTTTTTTAACAAAATTTCGTCTAGAATTCATTTAAGTTATTTATATGTTAAACTATGAGAATTCAAATATGACGGATACATTCCTTATTGAAGATGATATTTTAAGCGTTTAGGAGTACTATTTAAGACTTAATTACATCAATGCTTATTTTCTCCTCTTTTTTGACGAATTAGACTACTTTTTAAGGCGTTCTTCTAATCTTTTAAAGCTGTTTTTGGTGATTTTTATTAATATATTTAACACTACTTTAAGTAATAGTTTGTCATAGTTGTTAAAAATTTAATATTAAAGTATAAACTTGAGATTGTATGAATAACATCTCATGTGTGTAATTTTCATATTAGTACAATTACAGAAAATCATATTGTTAAATAATTGTAATAGAATACTAAGAGGTATTTTACTAAAAAATGAGTGTTTTATGTCTAGATTAAAAATCTATCTTTTACTAAACATTTTTATGTCATGCTCCCTTTTCTTGCATGGTCAAAATCATACAAGTTTTAGACATCTTTCACCTATAAATGATAATAAATTTGTTATCCCTACTAAAACTGTACAGGATTCATTTGACAATATTTGGATGTTATGCGCTGATGGAATATTAGTTTACAATGGGTATGATTATAAACTAATTAAAAATGAGATGATTTTTTCGAATATTCAGCATAATGATTTTATAAACAATATGCTTGTTGATTATAACAAGAATATATGGATAACCTCTCAATTTGGATTGATATCGAAATATGAAGCGATTGCTAACAAATTTGAAGATATGACTATTTTGTTACCTAAAAATGATGTAGTAAGTTCAATCGTAGCAAACAAGAAAAGTATTTGGTTAGCCTCTAAGCTTGGTAACATTTACAGATATGTCGATTCTAAAATGAACTTTATAGCTACAATTTCAGACAACGGTTCTGAAATCAAAAATATTATGGATATTGACATATTGAATTCTTCTGAAATATATGTTAGTACCAACAGAGGTACAATTTATAGTTATTCTCTAAAGTTAGAACAGACAACAGAATTAATAGGGCCATTTACAAACTATCCCGGAAATATTATCCTGGCTTCAGATATCAACAATAAGCTTTGGGTAGGAACCGAAACTTATGGATTATTTGTCTATGACCCTATCAGCAAGCAGTTTATTCAAGATTCTTTTTTTGAAGAGGAGAGGTTTAATATCAACAAGGAGATGTTCTTGTCTCTATTTTGTGGTAAGGATGGGTATATGTGGGGAGGAACAGATGGAGGTGGATTGTACAAAATAAATATAAACAACGGAGAGGTTGATTTATTTACACGGCAATATTCTAATGAATTTTCCTTGAGTAGCAATACCGTTTTGGATATTAATGAAGATAACCACAAAAACATATGGATTACTACAAACTATGGTAAGCTTAATATTCTTCCCAACAGAAATAATAAAATTAGTTATCACGAAGGCTCTGATAACAACACTCCTCTTAGAGTATTAAGCATTTTTAAAAGCTCTAAAGATGTTTTGTGGATTGGAACAGATGGATCTGGATTAACAAGAGTGACTTATAATACTGATGGAACCACAAAAGAAAAGCGATACTTTAATGATATATCTCTAAATAGAGGGTTTTATATTCAATCCATTACAGAAGATAATCTATCAAATATTTGGTTCGGAACCTATAAAAATGGTTTATGGTATCACAATACAAGTAAAAACACTTTTCAAAAGATAAATATTTATAACTCTAATAAACAGGAAGCGACAGATATAAGAACCGTGTTTTCTGATTCTAAAGGGCGTATTTGGATCGGATCAAATCTTTCTATTAATGTCTACTCTTCTGATTTAAAACTTTTAGCTGTTTTTGATAATAATGCTAAAGGGTTAAAAGGTACTAACACAGAAAGTATTCTAGAAGATAGAAGTGGTATAATTTGGTTAGGACTTTATAATGGAGGATTATTTCAATTTAATGAACACCACTCAGAAATACAGCATTCTACATTTATTGATCATTCACAAAAAAACAAAAACTACAAAAACTACAAAGACGAAATCCATGCTGTTAAATCTATGGTTCTAGGTGATCCCGGAGAAATATGGTTAATTAACAGATTAGGTAAGTTATTAAAATTTAATACTAAGAATAAAACGTATACTACATTTGAAGATATAGAATCGATTGGTGAAAAAATGTTTATAGCAATTCTTAAAGATGAGAATAATGACTTATGGATGAGCTCTAAAAATAATGGTATAAGTCATCTAGATGTAAAAAAACTTATTCTAAAAACGTATTATGATACAGATGGACTTCAAGATAATATGTTTTTACCCAGAAGTAAGTTTAAAGATACACAGGGTCTTTTGTACTTTGGAGGTGTTAAAGGATTAAATAGTTTTGACCCAAAACATCTGAATAAAAAGGCTTCTGAAACTAAATTATATATAAATAGTATAGAAATACTTAATCAACTCGTTTATTCATTATTACCTCACAAAACTACTACTGGAATATCCAATATTGAATCTTTAAAATTAAAACATAATCAATCTCATTTTTCATTTAGATTTTATGCAATAGATAATATTTTAAATCCAAGTTACTACTATGCTTATAGATTAAAAGGGTTTGATGAAAATTGGATAACTAGCCAATCAGAACGCTTGGCGACCTATACAAATATTCCCTCGGGAAACTACACTTTTGAGATTAAAACAGGAACCAAAAAAGGAGTTTGGGATCTTCCTGAAAAAAAAATAGCCATAACCATACAGCAACCTCTATGGAATACACCTCTGGCTTATGTTTTTTATCTGCTTATCCTCATATTGACTGCTTATGGAATAAGAAGATGGTATTCTTTAAGAAAAAAACTGTTTCTAGAAAAGGTGAGTCATAAAAAAGAAAATGAATTGCATGATTTGAAGATGAATTTCTTTGCAAAAATGTCTCATGAAATTCAAACACCGATTACATTGATCCTTGGCCCTATAGATGATATGTTACAAAAAGCCGAAAAGAATGGAAACTTATTATTAAAACAACGTTTGGAGATTATGTCATATAATACCAAACGTCTTTCTAAAATTGCACAAGAATTAACACTGGTTAGAAATAAAGAATTAGGAGCTTTAAGATTAACAGTAACCAAAAATGATTTACATAAAGACATAGAAAATATCTCTATATCCTTTAAGGAATTAGCCAGAAAAAGAAAGATTGATTTTATCGTGAATTGCCCTAAAAATCTGCCTGCAACCTGGTATGACAAAGAAAAATTAGAACATGTAATTTATAATTTGCTTTCTAATGCTTTTAAATTTACTCCTAAAGAGGGAAATATTTTTTTAAATATTGTGCCGGTTAATAATAAAAAATTTATCAAATTATCTGTCATAGATTCTGGGCCAGGAATTCCAGATGAAGAACTACAGCATATTTTCAAGCTATTTTATCAATCTGATATTGGTAAAAAAAATAAAGGTGCAGGTATAGGGTTAGCGCTCACCAAAGAACTAATAAATTTACATAGAGGGAAGATTAAAGTTAACTCTAACACTATAGAAGGCACAACATTTATTATTAAATTTCCGATTACAGAAAATGCCTATACCGAAACCGAGAGAATCATAACTGATGATGCTGAAGAACCTAATAATTTTTCTTTAGTAGAAAATAACCCTTTAATTAGAGAAGAAGAATTAGATCTATCAAAAAAAACTATTTTAATAGTAGAAGATAATTTTGACCTACAAACTTTTTTAAAAGAGCTGTTACATATCAAATATAATATCATCATGGCCGAAAATGGTGAAGAAGGTTATTATTATGCAAAAAATAATTTTCCCGATCTGATCTTAAGTGATATTGTCATGCCAAAGTTGGATGGTATAGAAATGTGTAAAAAACTTCAAAAAGACCAGGTAACTATGCATATACCTATTATATTGCTTACTGCTAAAAACTCTACGAAAGCTAAAATATCGGGGCTTAAATCTGGTGCAATAGAATATATCAATAAACCATTCAATACAAATGAATTATTATTGAAGGTGAAAAATATTATTTCATCTAAAGAGTATATAATATCAAAATATCGTAAAGAAATTATTAGTAGCCCGAAAGTAAAATTAGAAAAGTCGCAAGACGAAATTTTTCTTGAAAACCTAGTGTCTAACATAAATTTAAGAATAGAAGATGCTGATTTTAAAATGGAAGAACTTGCCGAATCCTTGCATATGGGATATTCTAGTCTTTATCGAAAATGTCATGCATTAACAGGAAATAGCCTAGTGGATTTTGTGAGATTGATTCGTTTGAAAAAAGCTGCTGTCTTAATTACAAAATATGGTTATAATATTTCTGAAGCATCCTTTATGACCGGATTTAATGACCCAAAATATTTTTCGAAATGTTTCAAAAAATGTTTTAAAAAAACTCCTAAAATATTCAAAAAAGAAGCTAAAGAAATGGGTACTATTGCGTATCTAAAAAAACATCGAGTAGATACTACTTTTTAATACACTTATATATTTTAAAAATTTAATTAAAATCGATCTGTTGTTTGCGAGAATTTTTAGATTAGAAAAAAAGATTGTAACCCATCTAGGTTAACACAAGATCATAACTCATCCACATTATAGGCTTCAGGTTTTTGAGTACAATCTGATTACGGTTAATTGTTAAACTATTATTAATTATAGTTAAACTTCGTTATGTAATAGTATTACTATTATATCTTTGTGATAAGAATGCAAAATTTGCAGATGTTGAAGAAGGTAAAAACAATAGTGTTCGTTTTTATCACGATCTCGTATTAAATACTATAAAATGAATTTGTGCAGAAGGGACATATTAGCATTTTTTAAAAGCCTCACAATATTGGTGCTATTGCATGCTATTATTATTCAACCTTTGGCTCAAACCATAAGCTTTTTTGCAGATTCTTCTTATGAATTAGTTCATGTAGATGACGAAGAAAATATAGAAAAAGAAGAGCAACAGAAAGATGGAAAAAACGAATTACAGATTTTAGGAATACATAATCATCTTCTAGAATATGGTATAGATTTTTCTGCCTATTTATCTTCAAATAGGTATGGTAACCCTTATATGGAAATTCTTATTCCACCACCAGATGTGGCATAAAACCATTCTAATTATTTCATATAAGTTTCCTAATTCTTAAGGGAACATTTCATTCAAATTATATAGCAAAATAAGGATTAATATCTATTGATCCCTAACTGTTAACACCCAATTCTAAGTTAAATGGAAAATAAAATATCACCCTGGAAGAGGTTTTTAAGTCTTCTTGAACTCGATAAAAAAGATATTCGTCAAATTTTCTACTATGCCATTTTTGCGGGCCTAGTAGCGCTCACTCTACCACTGGGAATACAGGCCATCATAAACCTTATTCAAGGTGCTCAGGTATCTACCTCATGGATTGTACTTGTGGTTCTTGTCACAATGGGAGTAGCATTTCAAGGAGTTTTACAATTGATGCAAATACGCATTTTAGAAAACATGCAACAAAAGATTTTTACCAGAGCCTCTTTTGAGTTTGCGTATCGGTTTCCTAAAATAAAAATGAAAGAGCTAAATAATTACTATCCACCAGAATTGGCCAATCGGTTTTTTGATGTATTAACCATACAAAAAGGGCTATCAAAAATTCTAATAGATTTTCCAGCTGCTACACTACAAATCATATTTGGTTTGATATTGCTATCCTTTTATCATTCTTTCTTTATTATTTATGGGTTTTTATTGATTTTACTCATTTATGTAGTCTTTAAGTTTACAGCAAAAAGAGGACTTGAAACGAGTCTTGTAGAATCAAAAAGTAAATATAAGGTTGCACATTGGTTGCAAGAAATAGCTAGATCACTCATTAGCTTTAAGCTTTCTGGGAATACAGATTTAGCGATGAAACGTAATGATTACCTAACCACAAACTACCTTGAAGCTCGTGAAAGTCACTTTAGAGTACTAGTGTTACAGTTTATTCAACTTATCGGGTTTAAAGTTCTTGTCACTGCCGGGTTACTAATTGTTGGCGGGTTATTAGTGCTTAATCAGCAAATGAATATAGGGCAGTTTGTAGCTGCAGAAATTATCATTTTACTTGTTATTGGTTCGGTCGAAAAACTGATCAAAGGATTAGAATCATTTTATGATGTACTAACCTCATTAGAAAAAATAGGACAGTTTGTAGATAAAGAACAAGAGATGCAATCTGGAGAAGATCCATTTACAAACGAACAAGATTTACATATAGAGATCGACAACCTAAAATATAGTACACAAGAAGGTCAAGAAGTGCTGAGTGGCATTGATTTCAGTATAAAAAAAGCCGATAGAATTCTATTTGATGGAGCTTCGGGAGCAGGAAAGACGACCTTAATTAAAATCCTTT
The sequence above is a segment of the Aquimarina spinulae genome. Coding sequences within it:
- a CDS encoding SusC/RagA family TonB-linked outer membrane protein, giving the protein MEKLKIILLVVICTLTSSILAQEKTITGTIYDTTGRPIVGASILIKNTTKGTSSDFDGNYTIGANEKDILEISYVGFISQEIVVNEQTKINATLQEDVSQLEEIIVVAYGAQKRGTITSSIVNIKSEELRDITTPDVTTMLQGKVAGVRLGASSGSPGSVPNILIRGSSSLGGRVTPLWVIDGVIQHSIPIVNPNDVQSVSVLKDASATSLYGSRGANGVVIVTTKRGTSGKSEISVSSKVAINTFNTGKFEVMDSRQLYEYHTQFANSQPWFAPELLDRNYDWIENGTQDGFVKDVNVSFTSGTEKLKLYINGGYYNETGTLRGNELDRYTYRMNLDYDITKRLKVSPKLSFSFDNRDKIAEAPLYELYLNLPWDNPFDAEGKPINAQEDSNWLGRDQRNYLYDQQWNYSSDNTFNLSSNFDFEYQVVPNLVFKSVNNFTYYRYKSKIYTDPRSISGLATGGSINDRIDERFTKLTTQILQYSNIFGEHSVTALGGYEYNNYVYENVDVTGNGIVAGTEVLNVASETGEISGFKNDYALQSFFLSANYGFSNRYYVKASIRRDGASNFGLDDQYGNFFSLGAGWNIHNEAFFNSKAINELKLRASYGSVGNRPSSLYPYQGTYRLNTQYIGTPGAVLDQLGNPDLSWEKSYEANIAIDTRLFDRVSATFEYYNKDTSDLLYFVNLPDVTGYSGFWENVGGLTNTGYEAAISVDVIQSENFEWNLGFNIGFNKNEITELFDGQTEIPRGSKIFKIGEDSSSWYIRKWLGVDPDNGNPLWEVVDPNTGARTETSNWNDATLQVVDSSSPDFIGGFDSRLSYKNISLSANFNFSKGGKLYNGARELFDSDGFYTTFNQQVLADDWNRWEKPGDIATHPLVVEGGNNNSNKRSSRYLEDASYLRMTNVTLSYNLPQNILSKIGISNFNVYVAGDNLLTFTKYSGVDPAVTGNPNDPNNIGLSGSPGLTYPIPKRYVLGVNVSF
- a CDS encoding Gfo/Idh/MocA family protein, with product MNSRRNFVKKTALASAGISLLSNLSFGATTNLTDKKLRLAFIGVGLRGMNHFNNALNRKDIDITAICDIDPERIKIALKKIDEANFSKPKVFGNSDLDYRNLLELEDVDAVIISTPWLWHTKMAVDAMKAGKYTGLEVSAANTIEECWDLVNTHEATGTHLMILENVNYRRDVLAILNMVKQNVFGELVHFRCGYQHDLRFVKLNDGKSAYGKGVEFGEKGISESKWRTQHSVLRNGDVYPTHGVGPIATMCDVNRGNRFTSLSSNATKAIGLHNYIVKHGGKEHPNAKVKFKQGDVITTTIETAKGETIIVTHDCNLPRPYSLGFRVQGADGLWEVDGNRMYIEGQSKPHQWDNADPWLKKYDHPLWQKYGELATGTGHGGMDFFVLNAFVESAKENIAPPLDAYDAAAWSAITPLSELSIENNGEPQDFPDFTRGMWVKRKPYNWIKSKY
- a CDS encoding ATP-binding protein, producing MSCSLFLHGQNHTSFRHLSPINDNKFVIPTKTVQDSFDNIWMLCADGILVYNGYDYKLIKNEMIFSNIQHNDFINNMLVDYNKNIWITSQFGLISKYEAIANKFEDMTILLPKNDVVSSIVANKKSIWLASKLGNIYRYVDSKMNFIATISDNGSEIKNIMDIDILNSSEIYVSTNRGTIYSYSLKLEQTTELIGPFTNYPGNIILASDINNKLWVGTETYGLFVYDPISKQFIQDSFFEEERFNINKEMFLSLFCGKDGYMWGGTDGGGLYKININNGEVDLFTRQYSNEFSLSSNTVLDINEDNHKNIWITTNYGKLNILPNRNNKISYHEGSDNNTPLRVLSIFKSSKDVLWIGTDGSGLTRVTYNTDGTTKEKRYFNDISLNRGFYIQSITEDNLSNIWFGTYKNGLWYHNTSKNTFQKINIYNSNKQEATDIRTVFSDSKGRIWIGSNLSINVYSSDLKLLAVFDNNAKGLKGTNTESILEDRSGIIWLGLYNGGLFQFNEHHSEIQHSTFIDHSQKNKNYKNYKDEIHAVKSMVLGDPGEIWLINRLGKLLKFNTKNKTYTTFEDIESIGEKMFIAILKDENNDLWMSSKNNGISHLDVKKLILKTYYDTDGLQDNMFLPRSKFKDTQGLLYFGGVKGLNSFDPKHLNKKASETKLYINSIEILNQLVYSLLPHKTTTGISNIESLKLKHNQSHFSFRFYAIDNILNPSYYYAYRLKGFDENWITSQSERLATYTNIPSGNYTFEIKTGTKKGVWDLPEKKIAITIQQPLWNTPLAYVFYLLILILTAYGIRRWYSLRKKLFLEKVSHKKENELHDLKMNFFAKMSHEIQTPITLILGPIDDMLQKAEKNGNLLLKQRLEIMSYNTKRLSKIAQELTLVRNKELGALRLTVTKNDLHKDIENISISFKELARKRKIDFIVNCPKNLPATWYDKEKLEHVIYNLLSNAFKFTPKEGNIFLNIVPVNNKKFIKLSVIDSGPGIPDEELQHIFKLFYQSDIGKKNKGAGIGLALTKELINLHRGKIKVNSNTIEGTTFIIKFPITENAYTETERIITDDAEEPNNFSLVENNPLIREEELDLSKKTILIVEDNFDLQTFLKELLHIKYNIIMAENGEEGYYYAKNNFPDLILSDIVMPKLDGIEMCKKLQKDQVTMHIPIILLTAKNSTKAKISGLKSGAIEYINKPFNTNELLLKVKNIISSKEYIISKYRKEIISSPKVKLEKSQDEIFLENLVSNINLRIEDADFKMEELAESLHMGYSSLYRKCHALTGNSLVDFVRLIRLKKAAVLITKYGYNISEASFMTGFNDPKYFSKCFKKCFKKTPKIFKKEAKEMGTIAYLKKHRVDTTF
- a CDS encoding peptidase domain-containing ABC transporter; amino-acid sequence: MENKISPWKRFLSLLELDKKDIRQIFYYAIFAGLVALTLPLGIQAIINLIQGAQVSTSWIVLVVLVTMGVAFQGVLQLMQIRILENMQQKIFTRASFEFAYRFPKIKMKELNNYYPPELANRFFDVLTIQKGLSKILIDFPAATLQIIFGLILLSFYHSFFIIYGFLLILLIYVVFKFTAKRGLETSLVESKSKYKVAHWLQEIARSLISFKLSGNTDLAMKRNDYLTTNYLEARESHFRVLVLQFIQLIGFKVLVTAGLLIVGGLLVLNQQMNIGQFVAAEIIILLVIGSVEKLIKGLESFYDVLTSLEKIGQFVDKEQEMQSGEDPFTNEQDLHIEIDNLKYSTQEGQEVLSGIDFSIKKADRILFDGASGAGKTTLIKILSGLISPTTGALYINGVSIKGLWLNKYRAYIGQVLPVQSPFEGTILDNITFGNKEISQEHLHSVLKNLGLLSFIKEQPNGINTMLYPEGQQIPFTVSKRIVLARAIIHNPKLLLLKDPLEHFEIDEASRIIKYLTAPERPWVLIISSQNGQWENYCNQTIKISEGRIISKNANNA